GTGCCCTACATGATGATTATTGGAGAGAAGGAGATGAATGAAAATAAAGTATCCGTGCGCATTCATGGTCAGGGTGACAAAGGAATGTTGCCTCTGGAGGAGGTCATCGTCAAATTAAAACAAGAAATAAAAACTCGTTCCTTAGAACATATTTTATAACAAATTAAATTATTAAACACTTGCAGAAAAAACCATTTATTAGAAATCCAAGATTTGTAAAAAAAGAAGACGAACACAGAATCAATGATCGCATTACGGATCCCAAAGTAAGACTAGTAGGCGATAATGTAGAACAGGGAGTATATCCGACGGCTAAAGCCTTGGCTATGGCGGAGGAAATGGGTTTAGATCTCGTAGAGATTAGCCCTAATCCTGATGCACCTATTTGTAAAATAGTGGATTATAAAAAATTTCTATACGAGCGCAAGAAAAAAGAGAAGGAAATCAAGGCGAATACAGTAAAGGTATCGATTAAAGAAATTAGATTTACATCGAATACAGATGAGCACGATGTAGATTTTAAGTCTAAGCATGCAGCAAAGTTTCTCCAAGAAGGTAATAAGGTTAAGTGTTTTGTGATGTTTAGAGGGCGAGATATAGTTTTTCAGGATAGAGCCAAGGATCTTTTGACGGGATTTGCAGAAAAACTCGAGGAGTTTGGAGTTGTAGAGTCTGAACCTAAAACCGAGGGTCGACGTATGTTTATGACTTTGGCACCCAAGTCAAAGAAGAAATAACAAACTTTTTACACCTTTTTAATTTGAAATCTATATATTTGCACTCCAATTTTTTAGAATTATAATAGAAATTATATGCCAAAGATGAAAACCAATTCCAGTGCCAAAAAGAGATTTAAGGTTACTGGTACCGGTAAAATTAAGAGAAATAAAGCCTTTAAGAATCACATTTTGACCAAAAAGACCAAGGTTCAAAAGAAAAGATTGACTAAGAAAGGTCTTGTACATGAGAGTGATATGAATAGAGTAAAGCTATTGTTAGCTATCTAATAATTAAAAAGAAATAAAATAATATAGTATGCCACGTTCAGTAAATAGTGTAGCTTCTAGAGAAAGAAAAAAGAATGTACTCAAGCATGCCAAAGGCTTTTTTGGTAGAAGAAAAAATGTATGGACTGTAGCTAAAAATGCAGTAGAGAAAGCTTGGGAATATGCCTATACAGGTAGAAAGTTAAAGAAAAGAGATATGAGAACTCTTTGGATAGCTCGTATCAACGCTGCTGTGAGAGAGTATGATTTGTCTTATTCTAAATTTATTCATTTATGTACAGAAAAAGGTATAGAAATGAATAGAAAGGCTATGGCTGACTTGGCCTTAAATAACCCTGAAGCCTTTAAAGCTCTTGTAGAGAAGGCGAAAGGATAATAATTCAATATATTTAGTATTAGCTAATTAGGCTAAATGTGTAAATAAAAAACAGATGTCATACTTGGCATCTGTTTTTTTTTTGTATTAACCCAATTAATCATTAGAAGCCACAACTTGGCGAACTATATGATATTTGGGTTTCACTGTATAATTCCAATAGAGGTTTTAAAATGGTCCAACCCATTTTAAAACCTTGCTACGGTATTACTTAAATTATAATAGTTTATTTGCCTTTGCAATTGTTAAGGCTACTTCCAATACCTAACTAATCATTAAGCATTTCTAGTGCTAGCCATTTTTCCTCTGCAGGATTGGTAGAAAAGAAATTGAGTAGACCACCACTGATTTCAGCTACGCTAAGTGCCATAGAGTGATAGCTATCTATTATCCTATGTCTAAAGCCCTCATCTAGTTTAGCTAATATAGGTTTTAAATCAGCTAGCTTATCAGAAAGAAATTGCATTTTTTGATCCTGTTGAGCAGGTAAAGAATTTCGAACTAAGCCTAAATTTTCTTGAATATAAGAATTAGCATCCGAATAGTACTTTCTCAAGGTATGATGTGAGGTTTTAATTCTAAAATGCGTTACTTTTTCTATCCACTCCAGCTCCTTGTGATCTAATTCTCCATCTGCTTCGGCTATTAACAAACCGACATATAAAGGTGCTTCAGTAAGTTTTGAGTAGTCATCCGCTGATAAATGAGAAAAAGTATTCATGGTTTAAATATAAAGTTGATTTTAGGACTGCAAATTTAAGCCAATTTAATAATTAGGAGCAACTTTGTTGCGAACTATATGATTTATCCCGATTTAGAATTTGTATTTTCTAAAGTAGAATTAGGATTTAAGCCAGATACTCTAAACCCAGGCCGAACTTAACTTATAGACTTCCCACTAATAAGCCTAAATCTGTGCTAATGTCACCTACTGCGTTGGCTATAGTTGGCTGACCACCTCCGCCGCCTCTGATAATAGGGGCTATTTCTTTTACTATAGATTTCGCATCTGGTTTTCCATCCTTAAGATAATTATCTCCGCACACAATAGTTAGTTTCAGTTTGCTATCTTCTTTGGTCGTTAGGATAAAGGATTTATCCTGAAAATGATTTCTTAGTTTAGTAGCTAATACTTTGACAATTTCACTTGATAAGTGGTCAAAACTCAATACCTTGCTTATCTCCTTTGTATTATGAACTAGTTTGTCAAATTCTAAATTAGCAATAATTTGCTCATAACTCGTTAAAGTCTTTCTCATTTGACCATGCTCATTGGTAAGAGTTTGAACTGTCTGTACTAATTTTTGTGGGTGTTTTAATATTTGACTGACTTCATTTAATGTCGCTTCTTTTTGCTGATAATAGTCTAAAACGTTGGTAGAAGTTGTTGCTTCAATTCTGCGGATACCGGCAGCGATAGAGGATTCAGATAAAATTTTAAAATAGCCTATTTCGCTTGTATTGGAGACGTGTGTACCACCGCATAGCTCCATGGAATATTCCTTATCAAAGGTTACTACACGTACTTTCTCGCCATATTTCTCTCCAAAAAGTGCTGTCACACCTCTATCCATTGCTTCTTTTATTGGCACATCTTGATCGATAACCCCTTTGATTTCTGCGGCTATTTTTTCATTGACGATTTGTTCTACTTTTTTCAGCTCCTCATCAGTCATTTTTGCAAAATGGGAGAAGTCAAATCTCAAATATTCTGGTGTTACCAAAGAACCTTTCTGCTGCACATGATCTCCCAAAACCATTCTTAATGCTGACTGTAATAAATGGGTTGCAGTATGATTTTTTGCTGTTCGCTTTCTATTTTCAATATGAATCTGTGCATGAAAATTTCCCGATAAATCCCCAAGTAATTTATCTGTAAAGTGAACAATGGTATCATTCTCTTTCAAGGTATTTATTATTTGAATGGTTTGCCCATTCGCAGATTTTAAAACACCTGTATCTCCAATTTGTCCACCACTTTCTGCATAGAATGGTGTTTTATCTAGTACGATTTGGTATAGGGTCTCCTTTTTTGTTTTTACTTGCCTATATCTCAAGATTTTTACCTCAGCTTCAAATAGAGCATAGCCAATAAAATCAGAATGACTTGGACTGCTTTGAACCTCTACCCAATCTTCGGTTTCAAGCTTAGTCGCTTGTCTAGATCTATCTTTCTGTATTTCTAATTCTTTTTCAAATTCTATTTCATTTACTTCTAGTTCTTGCTCTCTAGCCATTAATCTTGTCAGGTCTATGGGGAAGCCATAGGTGTCATAAAGTTCGAATGCATCTTTGCCCGAGAGCGTCTTATTTTTTGAGTTGCTAGCTTTTTCTTGGAACAATTTTACCCCTACACTCAAGGTTTTAAAAAATGAAGTTTCTTCCTCTCGAATTACGTTTTCAATGTATGATTGCTGAGCAATGACCTCAGGAAATACCTCTTTAAATTGATTGGCTAAAACTTCAACCAATTGATACATAAAAGGGGTCTCAAAACCTAAGTAGGTGTAGCCAAATCGAATAGCGCGTCTTAGTATTCTTCGAATGACATAGCCAGCACCCGTATTGGAAGGTATTTGTCCATCTGCAATCGATAATGAAATAGCACGGATATGATCTACAATGACTCGCATAGCGATATCTTCTCGACTATCTGATTTTCCATATTTCTTTTTAGAAAGACGTTCTACTTTTTCTAATAATGGCGTGAATAAATCGGTATCATAATTGGAATCTTTACCTTGAATGACACGTACCAATCGCTCATATCCCATACCTGTGTCTACGTGTTTGGCTGGCAGATACTCAAGAGAACCATCTGTCTTCCGATTAAATTCCATAAAGACATTATTCCAGATTTCTATTACAAATGGATTATCCGCATTGACCAAGCTAGCTCCGTCTACTTTGAGGCGTTCTTCATCACTTCTACTGTCAAAATGAATTTCAGTACAAGGACCACAGGGTCCCACATCGCCCATTTCCCAGAAATTATCTTTTTTATTTCCCAATAAAATTCTATCCTTGGCTATATATTTTTCCCATATTCTTGCAGCATCTTCATCTTTTGCTAAGTTCTCCTTGGCATCCCCTTCGAAAATAGTTACATATAATCGATCTTTTGGCAGCTTATACACTTCAGTCAATAATTCCCATGCCCATTGAATGGCTTCTTCTTTGAAATAATCTCCAAAAGACCAATTACCCAACATTTCAAACATAGTATGATGATAAGTATCTACTCCTACTTCTTCTAGATCATTGTGTTTTCCAGATACCCGTAGACATTTTTGTGTATCTGCTATACGTTTGTCCTCAGCATTTCTATTACCGAGAAATATATCCTTAAATGGATTCATTCCCGCATTGATAAACATGAGGGTAGGGTCATTCTTGACGACCATAGGTGCAGACGGGACAATCTTGTGTCCTTTAGAAGCGAAAAATTCTAAAAACTGATTCCTAATCTCGTTGGCATTCATTTTATTATGATCTATTGCTGTTTTTGTGAATTAATTCAGTATAAATTAGGCAAAATTAGCTTTATTTGTAGACTAAACTCCACTTTATCTATTC
The nucleotide sequence above comes from Chitinophagales bacterium. Encoded proteins:
- the rpmI gene encoding 50S ribosomal protein L35; protein product: MPKMKTNSSAKKRFKVTGTGKIKRNKAFKNHILTKKTKVQKKRLTKKGLVHESDMNRVKLLLAI
- a CDS encoding translation initiation factor IF-3, with amino-acid sequence MKHLQKKPFIRNPRFVKKEDEHRINDRITDPKVRLVGDNVEQGVYPTAKALAMAEEMGLDLVEISPNPDAPICKIVDYKKFLYERKKKEKEIKANTVKVSIKEIRFTSNTDEHDVDFKSKHAAKFLQEGNKVKCFVMFRGRDIVFQDRAKDLLTGFAEKLEEFGVVESEPKTEGRRMFMTLAPKSKKK
- the alaS gene encoding alanine--tRNA ligase yields the protein MNANEIRNQFLEFFASKGHKIVPSAPMVVKNDPTLMFINAGMNPFKDIFLGNRNAEDKRIADTQKCLRVSGKHNDLEEVGVDTYHHTMFEMLGNWSFGDYFKEEAIQWAWELLTEVYKLPKDRLYVTIFEGDAKENLAKDEDAARIWEKYIAKDRILLGNKKDNFWEMGDVGPCGPCTEIHFDSRSDEERLKVDGASLVNADNPFVIEIWNNVFMEFNRKTDGSLEYLPAKHVDTGMGYERLVRVIQGKDSNYDTDLFTPLLEKVERLSKKKYGKSDSREDIAMRVIVDHIRAISLSIADGQIPSNTGAGYVIRRILRRAIRFGYTYLGFETPFMYQLVEVLANQFKEVFPEVIAQQSYIENVIREEETSFFKTLSVGVKLFQEKASNSKNKTLSGKDAFELYDTYGFPIDLTRLMAREQELEVNEIEFEKELEIQKDRSRQATKLETEDWVEVQSSPSHSDFIGYALFEAEVKILRYRQVKTKKETLYQIVLDKTPFYAESGGQIGDTGVLKSANGQTIQIINTLKENDTIVHFTDKLLGDLSGNFHAQIHIENRKRTAKNHTATHLLQSALRMVLGDHVQQKGSLVTPEYLRFDFSHFAKMTDEELKKVEQIVNEKIAAEIKGVIDQDVPIKEAMDRGVTALFGEKYGEKVRVVTFDKEYSMELCGGTHVSNTSEIGYFKILSESSIAAGIRRIEATTSTNVLDYYQQKEATLNEVSQILKHPQKLVQTVQTLTNEHGQMRKTLTSYEQIIANLEFDKLVHNTKEISKVLSFDHLSSEIVKVLATKLRNHFQDKSFILTTKEDSKLKLTIVCGDNYLKDGKPDAKSIVKEIAPIIRGGGGGQPTIANAVGDISTDLGLLVGSL
- the rplT gene encoding 50S ribosomal protein L20 yields the protein MPRSVNSVASRERKKNVLKHAKGFFGRRKNVWTVAKNAVEKAWEYAYTGRKLKKRDMRTLWIARINAAVREYDLSYSKFIHLCTEKGIEMNRKAMADLALNNPEAFKALVEKAKG